In Canis lupus familiaris isolate Mischka breed German Shepherd chromosome 5, alternate assembly UU_Cfam_GSD_1.0, whole genome shotgun sequence, a genomic segment contains:
- the MEAK7 gene encoding LOW QUALITY PROTEIN: MTOR-associated protein MEAK7 isoform X8 (The sequence of the model RefSeq protein was modified relative to this genomic sequence to represent the inferred CDS: deleted 1 base in 1 codon) — protein MAARQCRHLASGAGCSGKIHAGIRTGGFRCWQDLHPFQPFRELCQIRGGMGNVRSQLGQKFCSQFLPEEQAEIDRLFDALSSEKHSSDTSPRSFSLKALKSHIGEALPLEMVTRLYDGMRRVDLMGKAKGPSESISREQFTMSMSHLLKGNSEEKSLMILKMISATEGPVKAREIQKFTEDLVGSVVHVLNYRQELRGWTQKTGLGPPPRVQVLAAQLFSEMDLRGKSFRGPQQLDCECDLAMVEAWVFRVPHVATFLSVVIHRGFLLRLPLDLATLVPERHIDQERVFESVLDILSVIYINSHLPREQRHRWRLLFSSKLHGHSFTQLCGHITQQGPCVVLVEDHDGHVFGGFASCSWEVKPQFQGDDTCFLFSISPRMAVYTSTGYNDHYMYLNHRQQTIPNGLGMGGQHNYFGLWIDVDFGKGHSKAKPKCTTYSSPQLSAQENFRFEKMEVWGVGDAPVLQQAKSSRSVLDKNPEAQILLEASGRSRHSEGLRDVPDGE, from the exons AGAATTGTGCCAGATACGAGGAGGGATGGGGAACGTCAGAAGCCAGTTGGGGCAGAAGTTTTGTTCCCAGTTTCTCCCTGAGGAGCAGGCCGAGATTGATAGACTGTTTGATGCTCTGTCATCGGAGAAGCACAGCTCAGACACCTCGCCCCGATCCTTCTCTCTGAAGGCGCTAAAG AGCCACATTGGGGAAGCTCTTCCCCTGGAGATGGTCACCAGACTGTATGATGGCATGAGGAGGGTCGACCTGATGGGGAAGGCAAAGGGGCCCAGCGAGAGCATCTCCCGCGAGCAGTTCACAATGTCCATGTCCCACTTGTTGAAGGGAAACTCTGAGGAGAAGAGTCTTATGATCCTGAAAATGATTTCTGCCACAGAAGGTCCTGTGAAAGCAAGAGAAATCCAGAAG TTTACAGAGGATCTGGTTGGCTCTGTGGTGCATGTGCTCAACTACAGACAGGAACTGAGAGGCTGGACCCAGAAGACAGGCCTGGGTCCCCCACCCAGGGTGCAAGTGCTAGCTGCCCAGCTCTTCTCCGAGATGGACCTTCGAGGCAA AAGCTTCCGAGGGCCTCAGCAGCTGGACTGTGAGTGTGACCTAGCCATGGTCGAGGCCTGGGTGTTCAGGGTCCCCCATGTAGCCACGTTTCTGAGTGTGGTCATCCACAGAGGCTTTCTCCTGCGCTTGCCCCTCGATCTGGCCACGCTGGTCCCTGAGCGTCACATTGACCAGGAGAGGGTGTTTGAGAGTGTCCTGGACATCCTGTCGGTCATCTATATCAACTCCCACCTGCCCAGGGAGCAGCGGCACCGCTGGCGTCTGCTCTTCTCGTCCAAGCTCCACGGGCACAGCTTCACCCAGCTCTGTGGGCACATCACCCAGCAGGGCCCGTGCGTCGTGCTGGTTGAGGACCATGATGGTCATGTGTTTGGTGGGTTTGCATCCTGTTCCTGGGAGGTCAAGCCTCAGTTTCAAG GCGATGACACTTGCTTCCTGTTCTCCATCTCCCCCCGCATGGCCGTGTACACGTCCACGGGTTACAACGACCACTACATGTACCTGAATCACAGGCAGCAGACCATCCCGAACGGACTG GGCATGGGAGGCCAGCATAATTACTTTGGGCTGTGGATCGATGTGGATTTCGGGAAAGGACACAGCAAGGCCAAGCCCAAGTGTACCACGTACAGTAGCCCTCAGCTGTCAGCCCAGGAGAACTTCAGGTTTGAGAAGATGGaggtgtggggagtgggggacGCCCCGGTGTTGCAGCAG GCCAAGAGCAGCAGGAGTGTCCTGGACAAGAATCCTGAGGCCCAGATCCTG TTGGAGGCCAGTGGGCGGAGTCGCCACAGCGAAGGGCTCCGGGACGTCCCGGATGGTGAATGA